Proteins found in one Streptomyces sp. NBC_00461 genomic segment:
- the cobO gene encoding cob(I)yrinic acid a,c-diamide adenosyltransferase yields the protein MPQGQPSVVPDDGLTTRQRRNRPLVVVHTGIGKGKSTAAFGLALRAWNQGWPIGVFQFVKSAKWKVGEENALRVLGASGEGGSVDWHKMGEGWSWVQRDSQTDNEEKAREGWEQVKRDLAAETYRLYVLDEFAYPMHWGWVDTDEVVEVLRERPGTQHVVITGRNAPEKLVGFADLVTDMSKVKHPMDEGQKGQRGIEW from the coding sequence ATGCCGCAGGGGCAGCCGAGTGTGGTGCCGGACGACGGACTGACGACCCGTCAGCGACGTAATCGGCCGCTGGTCGTCGTGCACACGGGCATCGGGAAGGGCAAGTCCACGGCGGCCTTCGGGCTGGCGCTGCGGGCCTGGAACCAGGGGTGGCCGATCGGGGTGTTCCAGTTCGTCAAGTCGGCCAAGTGGAAGGTCGGCGAGGAGAACGCGCTGCGTGTGCTCGGCGCCTCCGGCGAGGGCGGCAGCGTCGACTGGCACAAGATGGGCGAGGGGTGGTCCTGGGTTCAGCGGGACTCCCAGACGGACAACGAGGAGAAGGCCCGGGAGGGCTGGGAGCAGGTCAAGCGGGACCTCGCCGCCGAGACGTACAGGCTGTACGTGCTCGACGAGTTCGCGTACCCCATGCACTGGGGGTGGGTGGACACCGACGAGGTCGTGGAGGTGCTGCGGGAGCGGCCGGGGACCCAGCACGTGGTCATCACCGGGCGGAACGCGCCCGAGAAGCTCGTCGGGTTCGCCGACCTCGTGACCGACATGTCCAAGGTCAAGCATCCGATGGACGAGGGCCAGAAGGGTCAGAGGGGCATCGAGTGGTAA
- a CDS encoding cobyrinate a,c-diamide synthase, with amino-acid sequence MVTAVPRLVIAAPTSGSGKTTVATGLMAALAARGLAVSPHKVGPDYIDPGYHALATGRVGRNLDAYLCGPELVGPLFLHGARGCDIAVVEGVMGMFDGAAGEGELASTAHVAKLLGAPVVLVVDASSQSRSVAALVHGFASWDPEVRVGGVILNKVASDRHEELLREALESAGVPVLGVLRRVAQVDTPSRHLGLVPVAERRAAAVEAVAAMAAQVGAGCDLDGLVALARSAGALSCVGWDAAEALASSPPPPLPVPSLGAAPPGPRYRPERPRPQTPPEGGPPDGLDVVAVAGGAAFSFSYAEHGELLGAAGAEVVVFDPLRDEQLPDGTRGLVIGGGFPEVYAAELSANEPLRKAVADLAASGAPVAAECAGLLYLCREIDGLPMCGVLDAGARMSERLTLGYRDAVAVSDSVLAAAGTRMRGHEFHRTVVEPGAGAAPAWGVRSPAPRVEGFVQQGVHASYVHTHWASEPGVARRFVERCRTS; translated from the coding sequence GTGGTAACTGCTGTGCCCCGGCTGGTCATTGCCGCGCCGACGTCCGGCAGCGGCAAGACCACCGTCGCCACGGGTCTGATGGCCGCGCTCGCCGCGCGGGGGCTCGCCGTGTCTCCGCACAAGGTGGGCCCTGACTACATCGATCCCGGGTATCACGCGCTCGCCACCGGACGGGTGGGGCGGAACCTCGACGCGTACCTGTGCGGGCCGGAGCTGGTCGGGCCGTTGTTCCTGCACGGGGCCCGCGGGTGTGACATCGCCGTCGTCGAGGGTGTGATGGGGATGTTCGACGGGGCCGCGGGGGAAGGTGAACTGGCGTCCACCGCCCATGTGGCGAAGCTGCTCGGGGCGCCGGTGGTGCTGGTCGTCGACGCTTCGTCGCAGTCGCGGTCCGTGGCGGCGCTGGTGCACGGGTTCGCGTCCTGGGACCCCGAGGTGCGGGTCGGGGGTGTGATCCTCAACAAGGTCGCGTCCGACCGGCACGAGGAGTTGCTGCGGGAGGCGTTGGAGTCGGCCGGGGTGCCTGTGCTGGGGGTGCTGCGGCGGGTCGCGCAGGTGGATACGCCTTCCCGGCATCTGGGGTTGGTGCCGGTCGCCGAGCGGCGGGCCGCGGCGGTCGAGGCTGTTGCCGCGATGGCCGCGCAGGTGGGCGCGGGGTGTGATCTCGACGGGCTGGTCGCGCTGGCGCGGAGTGCGGGGGCGTTGTCGTGTGTGGGGTGGGATGCGGCTGAGGCGCTTGCTTCCTCGCCCCCGCCGCCCCTTCCCGTCCCGTCCCTGGGGGCTGCGCCCCCGGGCCCCCGCTATCGGCCTGAACGGCCTCGTCCTCAAACTCCCCCAGAGGGGGGACCCCCAGACGGGCTGGATGTGGTGGCCGTTGCCGGTGGGGCTGCTTTCAGCTTCTCCTATGCCGAACACGGTGAGCTGCTGGGTGCCGCCGGTGCCGAGGTCGTCGTCTTCGATCCGCTGCGGGACGAGCAACTGCCCGACGGGACCCGCGGGTTGGTCATCGGGGGCGGTTTTCCCGAGGTGTACGCCGCTGAGCTGTCCGCCAACGAGCCCCTGCGCAAAGCCGTCGCGGACCTCGCGGCGAGCGGCGCTCCCGTCGCCGCCGAGTGTGCCGGGCTGCTGTATCTGTGCCGGGAGATCGACGGGCTGCCCATGTGCGGGGTGCTCGACGCCGGCGCGCGGATGTCCGAGCGGCTCACCCTCGGGTACCGGGATGCCGTCGCCGTGAGCGACAGTGTGCTGGCCGCCGCCGGGACCCGGATGCGGGGGCACGAGTTTCATCGGACGGTCGTCGAGCCCGGGGCGGGGGCGGCTCCCGCGTGGGGCGTGCGCTCCCCGGCGCCGCGCGTCGAAGGTTTCGTACAACAAGGTGTGCACGCGAGTTATGTGCACACGCACTGGGCGTCCGAGCCCGGTGTCGCCCGTCGGTTCGTGGAGAGGTGCCGGACGTCATGA
- the cobI gene encoding precorrin-2 C(20)-methyltransferase: MSSSRLIGVGVGPGDPELVTVKGVNALRAADVVVVPVMAAPDGKDGGERGRAEATVLHYVPEEKVVRVVFALNERSDRARREAAWDAAGERVAGLLRERGTVAFATIGDPNVYSTFTYLALTIAELVPGTVVETVPGITAMQDLAARSGAVLTEGTEPLTLVPVTAGAAVLKDALSGPGTVVAYKFGRQAGEVAEALRETGRLADAVWGSALGLDSESIRPAAELDGAPLPYLSTLIAPARRDGGRGGKL; the protein is encoded by the coding sequence ATGAGCAGCAGCAGGCTGATCGGGGTCGGGGTGGGTCCCGGGGATCCGGAGCTGGTGACCGTCAAGGGCGTCAACGCCCTGCGCGCGGCCGATGTGGTTGTCGTGCCCGTGATGGCCGCGCCGGACGGGAAGGACGGCGGGGAGCGCGGGCGGGCCGAGGCCACCGTGCTGCACTACGTTCCGGAGGAGAAGGTCGTCCGGGTCGTGTTCGCCCTCAACGAGCGCAGCGACCGGGCGCGGCGGGAGGCCGCCTGGGACGCGGCCGGGGAGCGGGTCGCCGGACTGCTGCGGGAGCGCGGCACCGTCGCGTTCGCCACCATCGGCGATCCCAACGTGTACTCGACCTTCACCTATCTCGCGCTGACCATCGCCGAACTGGTGCCGGGGACCGTGGTGGAGACCGTGCCCGGGATCACCGCGATGCAGGATCTGGCGGCGCGGTCGGGCGCTGTGCTCACCGAGGGCACCGAGCCGCTCACCCTGGTGCCCGTCACCGCCGGGGCGGCCGTGCTCAAGGACGCGCTCAGCGGGCCCGGCACCGTCGTCGCCTACAAGTTCGGGCGGCAGGCCGGTGAGGTCGCCGAGGCGCTGCGCGAGACCGGGCGGCTCGCCGACGCGGTGTGGGGGTCGGCGCTGGGGCTGGACTCCGAGTCGATCCGGCCGGCCGCCGAGCTCGACGGCGCCCCGCTGCCGTACCTGTCCACGCTCATCGCGCCCGCGCGGCGTGACGGCGGGCGGGGCGGCAAGTTGTGA